A single region of the Coregonus clupeaformis isolate EN_2021a chromosome 16, ASM2061545v1, whole genome shotgun sequence genome encodes:
- the LOC123481149 gene encoding immunoglobulin kappa light chain-like → MAGTESSSILQDSGLISANVGDAVIVHCFYEGHMDMYFSWYKQPLRDKLQLLSTVYKFERNATFYHEFKDNPRFSVENGQQKNHLRISDMQLSDSGTYYCGSAYGNKVEFGEGDILIVKGSGSRNMSVLQQPVSESVQPGDSVTLNCTIHTETCVGEHSVYWFRHGSGVSRPGIIYTHGDRSDQCEKSPEAGSTTQSCVYNLPKRNLSLSDAGTYYCAVASCGEILFGNGTKLDIQGKTHLIC, encoded by the exons ATGG CTGGTACTGAGTCCTCATCCATACTTCAGGACAGTGGACTCATATCAGCCAACGTTGGAGACGCCGTGATTGTGCACTGCTTCTATGAAGGCCACATGGACATGTATTTCTCCTGGTACAAGCAACCCTTGAGAGATAAGCTTCAACTCTTATCAACCGTCTATAAGTTTGAAAGGAACGCAACATTCTACCATGAGTTTAAGGATAACCCTCGCTTCTCAGTGGAAAATGGCCAACAAAAGAATCACCTAAGGATCTCAGACATGCAGCTCTCTGATTCAGGCACATACTACTGTGGAAGTGCTTATGGCAACAAGGTGGAGTTTGGAGAAGGAGACATTCTCATAGTAAAAG GATCAGGGTCCAGAAACATGTCTGTGCTCCAGCAGCCTGTGTCTGAGTCTGTCCAGCCaggagactctgtgactctgaactgtacaatacacactgagacctgtgTAGGAGAACACAGTGTCTATTGGTTCAGACATGGCTCAGGAGTATCCCGTCCAGGAATCATTTACACCCATGGAGACAGGAGTGATCAGTGTGAGAAGAGCCCTGAGGCTGGGTCTACCACACAGAGCTGTGTCTACAACCTCCCCAAGAGgaacctcagcctctctgatgctgggacttactactgtgctgtggcATCATGTGGGGAAATACTGTTTGGGAACGGGACCAAGCTGGACATTCAAGGTAAAACCCACTTAATCTGTTAA
- the LOC121572587 gene encoding uncharacterized protein LOC121572587 has protein sequence MAAAQSSEIHLVTANVGETVTLHCFYKGNLARYFMWYKQTMGDNPQIVSTFYKYNKNATFYHAFKGNTRFSVQSGEGINHLKISDMQLSDSATYYCGNSYANQVEFEEGAILIVKGSGSRNMSVLQQPVSESVQPGDSVTLNCTIHTETCTGEHSVYWFRHGSGESLPGIIYTRGDRSDQCEKSPEAGSPTQSCVYNLPKRNLSLSDAGTYYCAVASCGEILFGNGTKLDIQSRRADPLLLEYCLGVALAFSLILIIVLACIMYKMNQRKCLQCRVQPRDSVTLYNVKKIVVPEYGVKKNEASSSTNHL, from the exons ATGG CTGCTGCACAATCCTCTGAAATTCATCTTGTTACAGCCAATGTTGGAGAGACAGTGACTTTGCACTGCTTCTATAAAGGCAACCTGGCACGGTACTTTATGTGGTACAAGCAAACAATGGGTGACAATCCTCAAATCGTATCAACCTTTTACAAGTATAACAAGAATGCAACATTTTACCATGCATTTAAGGGTAACACTCGCTTCTCAGTGCAAAGCGGTGAAGGAATTAATCACCTAAAGATCTCAGACATGCAGCTCTCTGATTCAGCCACATATTACTGTGGGAACTCTTATGCCAACCAGGTGGAGTTTGAAGAAGGAGCCATTCTGATTGTGAAAG GATCAGGGTCCAGAAACATGTCTGTGCTCCAGCAGCCTGTGTCTGAGTCAGTCCAGCCaggagactctgtgactctgaactgtacaatacacactgagacctgtacaggagaacacagtgtctattggttcagacatggctcaggagaatcccttccaggaatcatttacacccgtggagacaggagtgatcagtgtgagaagagccctgaggctgggtctcctacacagagctgtgtctacaacctccccaagaggaacctcagcctctctgatgctgggacttactactgtgctgtggcctcatGTGGGGAGATACTGTTTGGGAACGGGACCAAGCTGGACATTCAAA GCCGTAGGGCAGACCCTCTTCTCTTGGAGTACTGCCTGGGTGTAGCATTGGCTTTCTCCTTAATCCTGATCATTGTCCTTGCTTGCATCATGTATAAGATGAACCAGAGAAAGTGTCTGCAGTGCAGAG TCCAGCCACGAGACTCTGTGACTCTGTACAATGTGAAGAAGATTGTCGTACCGGAATATGGTGTAAAAAAAAATGAAGCGTCCAGTTCGACCAATCATCTGTAA